A window from Tenacibaculum singaporense encodes these proteins:
- a CDS encoding Rne/Rng family ribonuclease, which translates to MKTELIIRSNSSDIDFALLRDGKLIELNKETSDNNFSVGDIFLAKIGKVMTGLNAAFVNVGYPKDGFLHYHDLGPQVQSLNKFIKKVSTGNYKEFTLKNFRFEEDINKDGSINDVLKSGQNLLVQIVKEPISTKGPRISSELSIAGRFLVLVPFSNRISVSQKIADPKEKERLKKLAKSIRPKGFGLILRTVAEGKKVAELDKDLQNSLDRWKTMCKRIANNNTPTKILSELNRASSILRDVMNDSFTSIVTNDETLKVEIKEYLQEIYPEKENIVRHHRSDVPIFEKYGIERQIKTSFGKTVSMSKGAYLVIEHTEALHVIDVNSGNRSNKSLNQEETALEVNLIAASEIARQLQLRDMGGIIVVDFIDMKSAENRQKLYQHLKDAMSLDRTKHKILPPSKFGLVQITRQRVRPELEIKTREPNPNKNGEVEAPIVLLDKIEAELERILNSGKKYKEITLNVHPFIAAYLTKGVNSIRFKWFVQHKKWIKVLPRDAYQYLQYKFYLKKNKKSK; encoded by the coding sequence ATGAAAACAGAATTAATAATTCGTTCCAATTCTTCTGATATTGATTTCGCCTTACTAAGAGATGGTAAACTTATTGAGTTAAACAAAGAAACTAGCGACAATAACTTTTCAGTCGGAGATATTTTTCTTGCTAAAATAGGAAAAGTAATGACTGGTTTAAATGCCGCTTTTGTAAATGTTGGATACCCTAAAGATGGTTTTTTACACTACCACGATTTAGGTCCGCAAGTACAATCTTTGAATAAATTCATTAAGAAAGTAAGCACAGGTAATTACAAAGAATTCACTTTAAAAAACTTTCGCTTTGAAGAAGATATTAACAAAGATGGAAGTATTAACGACGTACTAAAATCAGGTCAAAATTTATTAGTACAAATTGTAAAAGAACCTATATCTACCAAAGGTCCGCGTATTAGTTCGGAGCTTTCTATTGCAGGTAGATTTTTAGTTTTGGTTCCTTTTTCTAACCGTATATCGGTATCGCAAAAAATAGCAGATCCGAAAGAAAAGGAGCGTTTAAAAAAATTAGCAAAAAGTATCAGGCCTAAAGGGTTTGGACTTATTTTACGTACTGTTGCCGAAGGTAAAAAGGTAGCAGAACTTGACAAAGATTTACAAAACTCACTTGACCGTTGGAAAACCATGTGCAAACGCATAGCTAATAACAATACTCCAACAAAAATATTAAGTGAGTTAAACAGAGCATCTTCTATCTTAAGAGATGTTATGAACGATTCTTTTACAAGTATAGTAACCAACGATGAAACCCTAAAGGTTGAAATTAAAGAGTACTTACAAGAAATATACCCTGAAAAGGAAAACATTGTAAGACACCATCGTTCTGATGTACCTATTTTTGAAAAATATGGTATTGAGCGACAAATAAAAACATCGTTTGGTAAAACAGTTTCAATGAGTAAAGGGGCTTATTTAGTTATTGAGCATACCGAAGCTTTACATGTTATAGATGTAAATAGTGGTAACCGTTCTAACAAATCCTTAAACCAAGAAGAAACTGCTTTAGAAGTCAATTTAATTGCTGCCAGTGAGATAGCTCGTCAATTACAATTACGAGATATGGGCGGAATTATTGTTGTTGACTTTATTGATATGAAATCTGCTGAAAACAGACAGAAATTATATCAACATTTAAAAGATGCGATGTCTTTAGACCGTACTAAACATAAAATTTTACCTCCAAGTAAATTTGGTTTAGTTCAAATTACAAGACAACGTGTACGACCTGAATTAGAGATAAAAACACGTGAACCAAACCCAAATAAAAATGGGGAAGTTGAAGCTCCTATTGTGTTACTAGACAAAATAGAAGCCGAATTAGAACGCATATTAAACAGCGGTAAAAAGTATAAAGAAATCACATTAAACGTGCATCCATTTATAGCTGCTTATTTAACAAAAGGCGTTAATTCAATTCGTTTTAAATGGTTTGTTCAACACAAAAAGTGGATTAAAGTATTACCTAGAGACGCTTACCAATACTTACAATATAAATTCTATTTAAAAAAGAATAAGAAAAGTAAGTAA
- the gldD gene encoding gliding motility lipoprotein GldD: MRKLFLLASAIFLISCGEETLPKPKGYLSLEYPDKIYKKENLNKPYTFEIAQIAQTKDLPKNWIKVEYPSLKASVDITYRPIEGNLRELLIESEKLVFEHAIKADQITAPVEYANPNTKVYGSLYQILGNAASQVQFHATDSSKHFLKGSLFFYTKPNYDSILPAVEYIKKDMIHMMETLGWKE, translated from the coding sequence ATGCGTAAACTCTTTTTGCTGGCATCAGCAATATTTTTAATAAGTTGTGGTGAGGAAACCTTGCCTAAACCCAAAGGTTATCTAAGTTTAGAGTATCCTGATAAAATTTATAAAAAAGAAAATTTAAATAAACCATATACGTTTGAAATAGCTCAAATAGCTCAAACTAAAGATTTACCAAAAAACTGGATAAAAGTTGAGTATCCAAGTTTAAAAGCATCGGTAGATATTACGTACCGTCCTATTGAAGGAAATTTAAGAGAGTTATTAATAGAATCTGAAAAACTAGTATTTGAACATGCTATTAAAGCTGATCAAATTACTGCTCCAGTAGAATATGCAAATCCAAATACAAAAGTTTACGGAAGTTTATACCAAATTTTAGGGAATGCTGCTTCACAAGTGCAGTTTCATGCAACAGATAGCTCTAAACACTTTTTAAAAGGGTCTTTATTCTTTTATACCAAACCAAATTACGATTCTATTTTACCAGCAGTTGAATACATCAAAAAAGATATGATTCATATGATGGAAACGTTGGGGTGGAAGGAGTAA
- a CDS encoding single-stranded DNA-binding protein: MAGTINKVILIGHLGDEVKMHYFEGGNSIGRFPLATNETYTNRQTGEKITNVEWHNIVVRNKLAEICEKYLTKGDRVYCEGRIKTRQYEVDGQKRYTTEIHVQDMTFLSTKKDPNNAQPNVAPTQGSPNPTPPSVTNEEDDDLPF; this comes from the coding sequence ATGGCAGGAACAATAAACAAGGTTATTTTAATAGGACATTTAGGTGATGAGGTTAAAATGCATTATTTTGAAGGAGGAAACTCAATAGGTCGTTTCCCTTTAGCAACTAATGAAACCTACACTAATCGCCAAACAGGAGAAAAAATAACAAATGTTGAATGGCATAATATAGTAGTGCGTAATAAGTTGGCTGAAATTTGTGAAAAATATTTAACCAAAGGAGATAGAGTGTATTGCGAAGGGCGTATAAAAACACGTCAGTATGAAGTTGATGGACAAAAAAGGTATACAACCGAAATTCATGTACAAGACATGACGTTTTTATCAACAAAAAAAGATCCAAACAATGCACAGCCAAATGTGGCGCCAACTCAAGGGAGTCCTAATCCTACACCACCTAGTGTAACTAATGAAGAAGATGATGATTTACCATTTTAG
- a CDS encoding COX15/CtaA family protein → MKKHFPLIVKISLIAVYVIFLAGSVVRMTGSGMGCPDWPKCFGYYIPPTSEEQITWQPNSEYKKGMIIVKDEALFVAGHNIKTTDEFNANNWEKYTKHDYAKFNKFHTWTEYINRLSSALAGIPFLFLIFVSVKFWKENKQITLLSFGAFFLMLFEAWLGKTVVDSNLKPTIITIHMVGGLVIVALLLWLLYIVSDRKKTSYKYNSLFSKLVILSAIFSLIQIALGTQVRQFIDEQVKLHGFENKHYSLMDPNIKFYIHRSFTIAIVLVNLGLFYLNQVRNLGYKLVNWIVALIFLETITGILMYYAEFPLGTQAVHLLSGAILFGLQFYLWLQSRKDIHLTRV, encoded by the coding sequence ATGAAGAAACATTTTCCTCTCATTGTAAAAATCTCGTTGATTGCTGTATATGTTATTTTTTTAGCTGGTTCTGTTGTTCGTATGACAGGTTCAGGAATGGGTTGTCCAGATTGGCCAAAATGTTTTGGATATTATATTCCTCCAACTTCTGAAGAACAAATTACTTGGCAGCCTAATTCTGAGTATAAAAAAGGGATGATTATCGTAAAAGATGAAGCCTTATTTGTAGCAGGTCACAATATTAAAACCACTGATGAATTTAATGCTAATAACTGGGAAAAGTACACCAAACACGATTACGCTAAATTCAACAAATTTCATACTTGGACAGAGTATATTAACCGATTAAGTTCTGCTCTGGCAGGAATTCCTTTTTTGTTTTTAATTTTTGTTTCTGTTAAGTTTTGGAAAGAAAACAAACAAATAACTCTTTTATCATTCGGAGCTTTCTTTTTAATGTTGTTTGAAGCTTGGCTAGGAAAAACTGTTGTAGACTCAAACCTAAAACCAACAATTATCACCATTCATATGGTTGGAGGTTTAGTTATTGTTGCTTTATTATTATGGCTGCTTTACATCGTTTCCGATCGAAAGAAAACATCTTACAAATACAATTCATTATTTAGTAAGTTAGTAATTCTTTCAGCTATATTTTCGCTAATACAAATTGCTTTAGGAACTCAGGTACGCCAATTTATTGACGAACAAGTAAAGTTACATGGCTTTGAAAACAAACATTATAGTTTGATGGATCCGAATATAAAGTTCTACATCCACCGTTCCTTTACTATAGCTATTGTATTGGTAAACCTTGGATTATTTTACTTAAATCAGGTAAGAAATTTAGGTTACAAACTAGTAAATTGGATTGTTGCTTTAATCTTTTTAGAAACTATTACGGGTATTTTAATGTACTATGCAGAATTCCCTTTAGGCACGCAAGCTGTACACTTATTATCAGGTGCTATTTTATTCGGATTACAATTTTATTTGTGGTTGCAGAGTAGGAAAGACATTCATTTAACAAGAGTATAA
- the gldE gene encoding gliding motility-associated protein GldE translates to MDPEPEPLLLVLSSFDWLTTINCLLLLLLLICSALVSGTEVAFFSISQTELDELSANSKEENTVVKLLQDPKKLLGTILITNNFINILIVLLFASIGKVLFAGLDYELDFYFFNVSVLFLIEIVLITFLILLFGEVLPKVYASRKSLQFAEFMAKPIQALNTILTPLSLPLIKLTSVVENKLGNKNNNLSVERLSQALELTSDDATTKEEQKILEGIVSFGNTETVQIMKPRTDVCAIADDTSYEEVLQTILKNGYSRNPVYHESIDNITGVLYAKDLLEHLNKKTFKWQKLLREPFFVPENKKLDDLLVEFQEKKKHLAVVVDEYGGTSGIVTLEDVIEEIVGDINDEFDDEDLTYSKLDENNYIFEGKITIKDFCRVLEDEDEEKFEEAKGESETIAGFILEVSGKFPKKGEKINFSNYTFTIEALAKKRIKQVKVTRNA, encoded by the coding sequence TTGGATCCAGAACCCGAACCTTTACTTTTAGTATTATCAAGTTTTGATTGGTTGACTACTATCAACTGTTTGTTGTTACTTTTATTATTGATTTGTTCTGCATTAGTTTCAGGAACTGAAGTTGCTTTCTTTTCAATTTCGCAAACAGAATTAGATGAGTTATCAGCGAATTCCAAAGAAGAAAACACTGTAGTAAAACTACTTCAAGACCCTAAAAAGTTATTAGGAACCATTTTAATAACAAATAACTTTATTAATATTCTTATTGTATTGCTCTTTGCAAGTATTGGTAAGGTGTTATTTGCAGGATTAGATTACGAATTGGACTTTTATTTTTTCAATGTATCTGTCCTTTTTTTAATAGAAATAGTACTCATTACTTTTTTAATTTTATTGTTTGGTGAAGTGTTACCTAAGGTATATGCTAGTAGAAAATCATTACAGTTTGCAGAGTTTATGGCGAAACCTATTCAAGCATTAAATACTATACTAACGCCATTAAGTTTACCACTTATCAAATTAACAAGTGTTGTTGAAAATAAGCTAGGTAATAAGAATAATAACCTTTCTGTAGAGCGTTTGTCACAAGCGTTGGAGTTAACATCAGATGATGCAACGACTAAAGAAGAACAAAAGATTTTAGAAGGGATTGTAAGTTTTGGGAATACTGAAACGGTACAAATTATGAAGCCTCGAACTGATGTGTGTGCGATAGCAGACGATACTAGTTACGAAGAGGTGTTACAAACTATTTTAAAGAATGGATACTCGAGAAATCCAGTATATCATGAAAGTATTGATAATATTACTGGAGTTTTATATGCAAAAGATTTATTAGAGCACTTGAATAAGAAGACATTCAAGTGGCAAAAACTGTTGAGAGAACCGTTTTTTGTTCCAGAAAATAAAAAGTTAGATGATTTGCTGGTTGAATTTCAAGAGAAGAAAAAGCACTTGGCAGTTGTAGTTGATGAGTATGGAGGTACTAGTGGAATTGTAACGTTAGAGGATGTAATAGAAGAAATTGTAGGTGATATAAATGATGAATTTGACGATGAAGACCTAACTTATTCGAAACTTGATGAAAATAATTATATTTTTGAAGGAAAAATAACCATTAAAGATTTTTGCCGTGTATTAGAAGATGAAGACGAGGAAAAGTTTGAAGAGGCTAAAGGAGAAAGTGAAACCATAGCAGGTTTTATTTTAGAGGTCTCAGGAAAATTCCCAAAAAAAGGTGAAAAAATAAACTTCAGTAATTATACGTTTACTATTGAAGCGTTGGCTAAAAAACGTATAAAACAAGTAAAAGTTACCCGAAATGCGTAA
- a CDS encoding HU family DNA-binding protein has protein sequence MTKADIVSKISDKSGIEKADVLATVEAFMEEVKDALENGDNVYLRGFGSFIIKTRAEKTGRNISKNTTIKIPAHNIPAFKPSKVFTEGVKTKVAVK, from the coding sequence ATGACAAAAGCAGATATCGTATCTAAGATTTCAGATAAGAGCGGAATTGAAAAAGCGGACGTTTTAGCGACTGTTGAAGCATTTATGGAAGAGGTAAAAGATGCATTAGAGAATGGTGATAATGTATATTTAAGAGGTTTTGGTAGCTTCATTATTAAAACTAGAGCAGAAAAAACTGGTAGAAACATTTCTAAGAATACAACTATCAAGATTCCTGCACACAACATACCTGCTTTTAAGCCTTCAAAAGTATTTACTGAAGGGGTAAAAACAAAAGTAGCTGTAAAGTAA
- the mutY gene encoding A/G-specific adenine glycosylase codes for MILAKQLVYWYLQNKRDLPWRKTKDPYRVWLSEIMLQQTRVAQGLPYFLKFTEAFPTVFDLAKADESEVLKLWQGLGYYSRARNLHFTAKFVANELNGIFPKTYKELLKLKGIGDYTASAIASICYNEPVAVVDGNVYRVLSRFFGIDTPINSTKGIKEFKELAQTLIDTSQPGVYNQAIMDFGALHCKPQNPMCSECPLVNSCVAFAKSKIKELPVKEKKIKVKKRYFNYLVPITEENETVLEERKGKGIWQGLYQFPLIETQKITSEEELVESEQFVKLFPNETTISLFNNEDIVHKLSHQHLVTKFWVVKTTDVNTRTMDWATVKERPVPVLIDKFLEEYLNKES; via the coding sequence ATGATTTTAGCTAAGCAACTAGTATACTGGTATTTACAAAACAAAAGAGATCTTCCTTGGAGAAAAACAAAGGATCCGTATCGTGTTTGGTTGAGTGAAATTATGTTGCAACAAACACGTGTGGCACAGGGCTTACCCTACTTTTTAAAGTTTACAGAAGCATTTCCAACGGTGTTTGATTTAGCCAAAGCAGATGAAAGTGAAGTATTGAAGTTATGGCAAGGACTTGGTTATTATTCACGCGCAAGAAACTTACATTTTACAGCTAAGTTTGTAGCAAACGAATTAAATGGAATATTTCCTAAAACATATAAAGAGTTACTTAAATTAAAAGGGATAGGAGATTATACTGCATCAGCGATTGCTTCTATTTGTTATAATGAGCCAGTTGCAGTTGTTGATGGTAACGTTTATAGGGTTCTTTCTCGTTTTTTTGGTATAGATACACCAATTAATTCTACAAAAGGAATTAAAGAGTTCAAAGAATTAGCCCAAACTTTAATTGATACATCACAACCAGGAGTATATAACCAAGCTATAATGGATTTTGGAGCGTTACATTGCAAACCTCAGAATCCTATGTGTAGTGAGTGCCCACTAGTAAATAGTTGTGTAGCTTTTGCAAAGAGTAAGATTAAAGAACTTCCTGTAAAAGAGAAAAAGATAAAAGTAAAAAAAAGATACTTTAATTATTTGGTTCCAATAACAGAAGAAAACGAAACTGTTTTAGAAGAACGAAAGGGTAAAGGTATTTGGCAAGGACTTTATCAGTTTCCTTTGATAGAAACACAAAAGATTACAAGTGAAGAAGAGTTGGTAGAAAGTGAACAATTTGTAAAACTTTTTCCAAATGAAACCACAATCTCTCTTTTTAATAATGAAGATATTGTTCATAAACTATCACATCAACATTTAGTTACTAAGTTTTGGGTAGTAAAAACTACGGATGTAAACACAAGAACCATGGATTGGGCAACCGTTAAAGAGCGCCCAGTACCAGTGTTAATTGATAAGTTTTTAGAGGAATATTTAAACAAAGAATCTTAA